The Candidatus Jordarchaeales archaeon genome includes a window with the following:
- a CDS encoding AMP-binding protein, with translation MDEKEYFEVLMKKWELVWPRPLPREPIYPFGRVPIFEYLRRRARRRPEKNALIYYGSSMSYGLLDELSERFAFFLASHGFGKGDVVALQLPNCPSLFVTYFGTLKAGCTCALMAPWVSAAGAEYMLGEVKPDVVVCTNNVYPLTSNVVREIGGVEYIITTSLSDFVTELDEKAPPEVRSRVEEVGGLSLVELLEENKGHVDVNVSLDDDAVILFSGGSYGVPRACVHTHWNVLFKAAVACTYSPSALIVDVYGNQQIDAEILMKHFEGGVHLGAMPAFWVAGKLACVDAPIFAGGTVVLMVKWNPEYALYAIEKYKVTSVFLEFSLYDELLRYPKIGKYNLRSLRSCIGSSIKSHLTQRLRKEWFSLTGTTLCESSYGLTETHTKDTIAGGFHRNDLDLRKAEKHGGVFCGVPVPGTLIKIVNPKTGELLPLGEVGEIVIKSPSLAKGYLNRPDETEEKFVGGWLRTGDLGKYDEDGFLYFMGRLLDVEGVEVYPIEVERRVLQHPAVGAAKAVTVTVPGRGSLLALVVEPKEGYRGKLTEKVLDEWCSRNLPPVLRPNLILVRDAIPLASSGKINVEELKREIKEFLKEKGF, from the coding sequence TTGGATGAGAAAGAATATTTTGAGGTTTTGATGAAGAAGTGGGAGCTTGTGTGGCCTCGGCCCTTGCCGAGGGAGCCGATATATCCATTTGGGCGGGTGCCTATTTTCGAGTACCTGAGGAGGAGGGCGCGTAGACGTCCAGAGAAAAACGCGTTGATATATTATGGGTCAAGCATGTCTTATGGTTTGCTTGACGAGCTGAGCGAAAGGTTTGCTTTCTTCCTCGCCAGTCATGGTTTCGGCAAGGGAGATGTGGTGGCTCTTCAGCTTCCAAACTGCCCTTCCCTTTTCGTGACATACTTTGGCACGCTTAAGGCGGGGTGCACATGCGCACTAATGGCCCCCTGGGTTAGCGCTGCTGGGGCGGAATACATGCTGGGGGAGGTTAAGCCGGACGTCGTAGTCTGCACCAACAACGTTTATCCCTTGACGTCGAACGTGGTCAGGGAGATCGGCGGGGTGGAGTACATTATAACTACGAGTCTCTCAGATTTTGTGACGGAGCTTGACGAGAAGGCGCCACCCGAAGTTAGGTCTAGGGTTGAAGAGGTGGGTGGGCTAAGCCTGGTTGAATTGTTGGAGGAAAATAAAGGACATGTGGATGTTAACGTGTCTCTTGACGACGACGCGGTAATATTGTTTTCCGGGGGAAGCTACGGTGTCCCAAGGGCGTGCGTCCACACCCATTGGAATGTCTTGTTCAAGGCTGCTGTGGCTTGCACTTACTCCCCCAGTGCGCTCATAGTTGACGTCTACGGGAATCAGCAGATTGACGCTGAGATTTTGATGAAACACTTTGAGGGGGGAGTGCACCTCGGAGCGATGCCCGCATTCTGGGTGGCGGGTAAGCTGGCATGTGTCGACGCACCCATATTTGCCGGCGGCACCGTTGTCCTAATGGTTAAGTGGAATCCGGAGTACGCCTTGTACGCCATAGAGAAATACAAGGTGACATCCGTGTTCCTCGAGTTCAGCCTCTACGACGAGCTTTTAAGATACCCTAAAATCGGAAAGTACAACCTTCGCTCCCTCAGGAGCTGTATTGGGAGTAGCATAAAATCCCATTTAACCCAGCGCCTTAGAAAAGAATGGTTCAGCCTCACTGGGACGACGCTTTGCGAGTCAAGCTACGGGCTGACGGAGACACACACAAAGGATACTATAGCTGGGGGATTTCACAGGAACGACCTCGATTTGAGGAAGGCTGAAAAGCACGGTGGTGTCTTCTGCGGCGTGCCCGTTCCAGGGACACTTATAAAGATAGTTAACCCCAAGACCGGCGAGTTGCTCCCCTTAGGGGAGGTGGGGGAAATAGTGATCAAGTCACCGTCTCTAGCCAAGGGCTACCTTAACAGGCCTGACGAAACAGAGGAGAAGTTCGTTGGAGGATGGCTGCGGACGGGGGACCTAGGAAAGTACGACGAGGACGGGTTCCTCTATTTCATGGGACGGCTGCTCGACGTGGAGGGGGTTGAAGTGTATCCGATTGAGGTTGAGCGGAGGGTGCTTCAGCACCCTGCCGTGGGGGCAGCTAAAGCTGTGACGGTAACAGTTCCTGGCCGTGGAAGCTTACTGGCGTTAGTGGTTGAACCGAAAGAGGGCTACCGGGGAAAGTTGACGGAGAAGGTCCTCGACGAATGGTGTAGCCGTAACCTTCCACCAGTACTGAGGCCCAACCTGATCCTGGTGAGGGACGCGATTCCCTTGGCGAGCAGCGGAAAAATAAACGTTGAAGAGTTGAAACGTGAAATTAAGGAGTTTTTAAAGGAGAAAGGATTTTAG
- a CDS encoding class I SAM-dependent methyltransferase, translating into MISVSGKFKCSLSLLKNLKTLSVARMGRKVNALALSIGLDKIGVLEFLEKPRTLSEVASFIGDVKRMDLLGELLEALAEEQVLVKQDSQYRVNRDEIERLQSIRRSRKNMMFRDSEPLLSGFERVLYEIMVEVLRGASFDFAAPEVAVTYYIQTASEAYSLGRRLLLELGGGKGKLKGKKILDLGCGFGVEPKLILDFLDFDCHLVCADFFPNIVDECMHKEVKVDGETKLLKDLKNVEFVTLDPSMKKPFPIPDGYVDAVFSFQVLHWSSHPQELISESARVLNSDGVFMTATPMKKQEKSTTTDLVVKLLGGNKTYSEEELKSFFERAGFKRCTFFLSNFAIAYKS; encoded by the coding sequence GTGATTTCGGTTTCAGGCAAGTTTAAGTGCTCCTTGAGCTTGTTGAAGAACCTCAAGACGCTCAGTGTGGCGAGAATGGGACGGAAGGTTAACGCCCTCGCCCTTAGCATAGGGTTGGACAAAATAGGGGTTCTCGAATTCCTCGAGAAGCCTAGGACTCTGAGCGAGGTGGCTTCCTTCATAGGAGATGTCAAGAGAATGGATCTTCTTGGGGAGCTACTGGAAGCGCTTGCTGAAGAACAAGTTTTGGTGAAGCAGGACTCGCAGTACAGGGTGAACAGGGATGAAATCGAGAGGTTGCAGAGTATAAGGAGGTCGAGAAAAAACATGATGTTCAGGGATTCGGAGCCCCTCCTATCTGGGTTCGAGAGGGTGCTCTACGAGATTATGGTTGAAGTTTTGAGGGGGGCGAGCTTCGACTTCGCGGCCCCAGAGGTCGCTGTCACATACTACATTCAAACGGCGAGCGAAGCCTACAGTTTAGGGCGGAGGTTGCTTCTCGAGCTCGGCGGCGGGAAGGGGAAACTTAAGGGGAAGAAGATTCTCGACTTGGGTTGCGGCTTTGGAGTGGAGCCAAAGCTGATACTGGACTTCCTTGACTTCGACTGCCACCTTGTGTGCGCCGACTTCTTCCCAAACATCGTGGACGAGTGCATGCACAAGGAGGTCAAAGTGGACGGAGAGACGAAGCTCCTTAAGGATCTGAAAAACGTGGAGTTTGTCACATTAGACCCGTCGATGAAAAAGCCCTTCCCCATACCTGACGGCTACGTGGATGCGGTCTTCAGCTTCCAAGTGCTGCACTGGAGCAGCCACCCTCAAGAGCTGATCAGCGAGTCGGCGAGAGTTCTAAATAGCGACGGAGTCTTCATGACGGCGACACCCATGAAGAAGCAGGAGAAGAGCACAACCACCGACCTCGTGGTAAAACTGCTCGGGGGCAACAAAACTTACAGTGAAGAAGAGCTTAAGAGCTTCTTCGAGCGAGCAGGATTTAAGAGGTGCACATTCTTCCTCTCAAACTTCGCGATTGCATACAAGAGTTGA
- a CDS encoding bifunctional metallophosphatase/5'-nucleotidase: protein MSRGKLLSLALSLLLVAVILAPLSVQNGGLTAAPLLATTSTNGVVTVKEVETVNLTILHLSDIHSELLPWPLADYQPGTNNDASVGGIARLATLVDQIRGEKAADGEAVLFLVAGDFLMGTSFTWIGTGATSPLNVSPELHLLTLIGGDSLIIGLGNHEFDYTEHGLATILNNTNNTFAAWGLKLPPIICSNLNFINDTYNNLSGFIKKNHIVEVTTNGKSLKIGLFAVIGYDANKSAIYQRYIKITDPVEAAREQVEYLKSQGVDLIVLLSHSGWKEDKELAKKVPGIDVIVGGHDHKLLTEPIVVTRPDGTNTTIVDAKAYLEYLGVLEISVALGNAGKGVGVRSYTAKRIDDSIEENTTILSELNSKYIPAMNSLLANFGCPVHNEVIARGVVEIGSEDEEHPIGDLVADAMRWIAEKITGKQVDFALVESGVLRHALKSNSSNITVYDAVSVAPLGGIPYVGPYLGSPLCTFYLYGYEVKRALELALAMGFLLQVSGLRYVYDPTGLPTMKVIKLEKITDDGKTIPIKDNELYLVCVDMWIASVIPTVNKQYPVFRIEPKYENGTPIGTENEGEFISKVLLYSGTSIVPEWQAVVLYLKDELKGVIPDEYARAQGRIVAWQWFTVSPEDLAVTLNMYALGSILQSQAASASLKLGAAAATLLVIVIAVAVVTSRKK, encoded by the coding sequence ATGAGTAGGGGTAAACTGCTCTCTTTAGCCCTCTCGCTGCTCCTCGTCGCCGTAATACTTGCCCCGTTGTCAGTGCAAAATGGAGGCTTAACTGCCGCCCCGCTGCTGGCAACAACCTCAACGAACGGCGTCGTCACAGTAAAAGAAGTGGAAACTGTTAACTTGACGATTCTCCACTTGAGCGACATACACTCCGAGCTGCTGCCGTGGCCGCTGGCAGACTACCAGCCAGGTACAAATAACGACGCTAGCGTTGGGGGGATCGCACGCCTAGCGACGCTAGTTGATCAGATAAGGGGTGAAAAGGCTGCTGATGGTGAAGCAGTCTTATTCCTGGTGGCGGGAGATTTCCTCATGGGGACATCTTTCACTTGGATAGGTACCGGGGCAACTTCGCCGCTGAACGTCTCACCTGAACTCCACTTGTTAACCCTAATCGGAGGAGATAGCCTCATCATCGGACTGGGCAACCATGAGTTCGACTACACGGAACACGGACTAGCCACCATACTCAATAACACTAACAATACGTTTGCAGCTTGGGGTCTCAAACTGCCGCCCATAATCTGCTCGAACCTGAATTTCATAAACGATACCTACAACAACCTATCCGGATTCATAAAGAAGAATCACATAGTGGAAGTGACGACCAACGGTAAGAGCCTCAAGATAGGGTTATTCGCGGTGATAGGGTATGACGCGAACAAGAGCGCGATCTACCAGAGGTACATCAAAATAACTGACCCCGTAGAGGCCGCCAGGGAGCAGGTTGAGTACCTCAAGAGCCAAGGAGTTGACTTGATCGTGCTCTTGTCGCACAGCGGCTGGAAGGAGGACAAGGAGTTGGCGAAAAAGGTTCCGGGAATAGACGTCATAGTCGGTGGCCACGACCACAAACTGTTGACGGAACCAATCGTAGTTACCAGGCCTGACGGAACGAACACGACGATAGTCGACGCGAAAGCCTACCTGGAGTACCTAGGGGTTCTCGAAATAAGCGTTGCACTTGGCAACGCAGGCAAAGGAGTAGGTGTTAGAAGCTACACTGCAAAACGCATCGATGACAGCATAGAGGAAAATACCACGATACTGAGTGAGCTTAACTCGAAGTACATTCCGGCAATGAATTCGCTGCTCGCTAACTTTGGATGCCCAGTTCACAACGAGGTGATAGCTAGGGGTGTTGTCGAGATAGGCTCGGAGGACGAAGAGCACCCGATAGGCGACCTAGTGGCTGACGCAATGCGGTGGATTGCCGAGAAGATAACCGGGAAGCAGGTTGACTTCGCACTTGTCGAGAGCGGCGTCCTACGCCATGCACTGAAAAGCAATAGCAGTAACATAACCGTTTACGACGCAGTATCTGTCGCTCCGCTAGGAGGAATACCTTACGTTGGACCGTACTTGGGTTCACCCCTGTGCACGTTCTACCTGTACGGCTACGAGGTTAAAAGAGCGCTTGAGCTTGCCCTAGCCATGGGCTTCCTGCTCCAGGTATCAGGGCTACGCTACGTCTACGACCCAACAGGACTACCAACAATGAAGGTGATTAAACTTGAGAAAATCACAGACGACGGGAAAACCATACCCATAAAGGACAACGAGCTGTACCTCGTCTGCGTGGACATGTGGATAGCCTCGGTGATACCCACCGTGAACAAGCAGTACCCGGTCTTCCGCATAGAACCCAAATACGAAAACGGGACACCTATAGGCACGGAAAACGAGGGAGAGTTCATAAGTAAGGTACTTCTCTACAGTGGAACTAGTATAGTTCCGGAGTGGCAGGCCGTGGTCTTATACCTTAAAGATGAGTTGAAGGGAGTTATACCTGATGAATACGCTAGGGCTCAGGGGAGGATAGTTGCCTGGCAGTGGTTTACTGTCAGCCCTGAAGACCTCGCGGTAACATTAAACATGTACGCTTTGGGCAGTATCTTGCAGTCTCAGGCGGCTTCCGCGTCATTGAAGTTGGGCGCGGCAGCGGCAACACTACTGGTCATAGTAATAGCTGTTGCCGTTGTGACGTCTAGAAAGAAGTGA
- a CDS encoding MBL fold metallo-hydrolase, with the protein MSWLVFYGGVGEIGGNKILLEDGDTRIFLDFGVSFSQMSKFYSAPFLTPRRGEGLVELGLLPRLEGVYTFDESQPSLDAVVVSHVHMDHVGFLPLLKEEIPILCGETTAVAMEAFTSLEKWVVGRGVKGGRVKTFRTGSKLKVGSVEVVPVHVDHSVPGSYGFIIHASEGTVAYTGDFRMHGARRDLTEDFVSLAEEEGVDVLVTEATNILNAYVSSEREVEEKLDYIVSNTEGLVVAYFASTDIDRLRSFYNVAKRNGRKLILSAKQAYLLNMLHRDTRLKIPSLKDENLMVFKKRKKQYTRWEEEVMGEGVVVEAADVSRMQREAILVASLYDFEELIDVKPIPGSCYIYSSSEPFSEEMEIDMAKMKNWLDHYGLPQYSVHVSGHVMPIELKKVVARIKPKTVFPVHCEQPEAFARFVKGTGVKVAVPAVGEKHPVRGA; encoded by the coding sequence ATGTCTTGGCTCGTGTTCTATGGTGGGGTTGGGGAGATCGGGGGTAACAAGATACTGCTCGAAGACGGCGACACCAGAATCTTCCTCGACTTCGGTGTCTCCTTCTCACAGATGAGCAAGTTTTACTCGGCTCCCTTTCTGACCCCTAGAAGGGGAGAAGGGCTTGTTGAGCTCGGATTGTTGCCCCGCCTTGAAGGGGTCTACACCTTCGACGAGTCTCAGCCCTCCCTAGACGCGGTGGTGGTATCCCACGTGCACATGGACCACGTGGGCTTCCTCCCCTTGCTCAAGGAGGAGATCCCAATTCTGTGCGGGGAGACAACAGCTGTGGCAATGGAGGCATTCACCAGCCTTGAAAAGTGGGTTGTTGGGAGAGGTGTTAAGGGCGGTAGGGTTAAAACGTTTAGGACGGGTAGCAAGCTCAAGGTTGGAAGCGTGGAGGTCGTACCCGTCCACGTAGACCACTCCGTCCCCGGCTCCTACGGCTTCATCATTCACGCTTCGGAAGGAACGGTGGCATACACGGGGGACTTCAGGATGCACGGGGCCAGGAGGGATCTCACAGAGGACTTCGTGAGCCTGGCTGAGGAGGAGGGGGTTGACGTTCTCGTGACCGAAGCCACGAACATTCTAAACGCTTATGTCTCGTCTGAGAGGGAGGTTGAGGAGAAGCTCGACTACATAGTGAGCAACACTGAAGGCCTCGTCGTAGCATACTTCGCCAGCACAGACATAGACAGGCTTAGAAGCTTCTACAACGTTGCGAAGAGGAATGGGCGGAAACTTATACTGTCCGCTAAGCAGGCCTACCTGCTGAACATGCTGCACCGCGACACGCGCCTTAAGATTCCAAGCCTAAAAGACGAGAACCTCATGGTTTTCAAGAAGAGGAAGAAGCAGTACACGAGGTGGGAGGAAGAAGTCATGGGGGAGGGGGTGGTGGTTGAGGCTGCGGACGTGTCGAGGATGCAGAGGGAAGCCATACTAGTCGCCTCGCTCTACGATTTCGAGGAGCTCATAGACGTCAAACCCATCCCGGGAAGCTGCTACATATACTCCTCCTCCGAGCCGTTCAGCGAGGAAATGGAGATAGACATGGCGAAGATGAAGAACTGGCTGGACCACTACGGGCTCCCCCAGTACAGCGTCCACGTCTCAGGTCACGTGATGCCCATAGAGCTGAAGAAAGTGGTTGCCAGAATAAAGCCGAAAACCGTGTTCCCAGTTCACTGCGAGCAGCCAGAGGCCTTCGCCAGGTTCGTCAAGGGAACCGGTGTAAAAGTCGCCGTCCCCGCAGTGGGAGAAAAACACCCGGTTAGAGGGGCATAA
- a CDS encoding radical SAM protein: protein MVPLEAVVWPCTLRCNGACVHCYVRGRFHAELGTEDGRRLVAEAAEAGAGMVSFVGGEPLMREDLPELMRYAVDLGMGVEIVTNGFLVDGRVAELLSRLEVRVLLSVDGASKKVCESVRGGGAWEKILSAAGVMKASGLEFTPVMAISALNFHEAGKFVSFSCDLGGRMASFLTLMPSGAAKGNRSLALTPEKLKQALIEIGVAADSLSYPAEVRCTPFAEMVVRSKHVKVWGCYYRVMDLNTVGDVLLCDVLDFKVGNILRDGGPESWRKLYCVREGTGLLDWRMLEGKCSSCPIRETCLGGCRARAYIETGSFFKPDPLCPF, encoded by the coding sequence GTGGTTCCACTGGAGGCTGTGGTTTGGCCGTGCACGTTGAGGTGTAACGGTGCGTGTGTTCACTGCTATGTTAGGGGGCGGTTTCACGCTGAGCTTGGGACCGAGGATGGGCGGAGGCTTGTAGCCGAGGCGGCTGAGGCTGGGGCTGGGATGGTTTCGTTCGTCGGCGGGGAGCCTCTGATGAGGGAGGACCTGCCGGAGCTAATGCGCTACGCTGTCGACCTCGGGATGGGCGTGGAGATAGTTACCAATGGTTTCCTCGTGGACGGCCGGGTTGCGGAGTTGCTGTCAAGGCTCGAGGTGAGGGTTCTGCTGAGCGTCGACGGGGCTTCGAAGAAGGTGTGCGAGAGTGTGAGGGGGGGAGGGGCATGGGAGAAAATCCTCTCCGCGGCCGGTGTCATGAAGGCTTCCGGGCTGGAGTTCACGCCGGTGATGGCCATAAGCGCCCTCAACTTCCACGAGGCGGGGAAGTTTGTCTCTTTCTCCTGCGACTTGGGGGGCCGCATGGCCTCCTTTCTCACCCTAATGCCCTCTGGGGCAGCTAAGGGGAACAGAAGCCTAGCGTTGACGCCTGAAAAGTTGAAGCAGGCGCTCATCGAGATAGGGGTGGCCGCGGACAGCCTGTCTTACCCGGCTGAGGTACGCTGTACGCCGTTCGCCGAGATGGTTGTGAGGTCGAAGCACGTCAAGGTTTGGGGGTGCTATTACAGGGTTATGGACTTAAACACTGTGGGGGACGTGTTGCTCTGCGACGTGCTGGACTTCAAGGTGGGAAACATACTGAGGGACGGTGGCCCGGAGAGCTGGAGGAAGCTTTACTGTGTGCGCGAGGGCACGGGTTTACTCGACTGGAGGATGCTTGAGGGGAAGTGTTCTTCCTGCCCCATTAGGGAGACGTGTCTTGGAGGGTGTAGGGCGAGGGCGTACATTGAGACTGGGTCCTTTTTCAAGCCGGACCCGCTCTGCCCCTTTTAG
- a CDS encoding carbon-nitrogen hydrolase family protein has protein sequence MEFKVALAQMSSARGDVEGNLEKMRRFVEEAAASGAEIVVFPEMCLCGYTVMDGRDFETFHKCVQSLDSPPIRKLSRLSSKSNIHIVFGAPMEDPARKGVVYNSAVLLEPDGGVHVYNKIHLPTGRYGESTFYEHMYCKPGSELKLCETRLGRIGLQVCRDYAFPEVSRAYCYAGVDVIVNISAAPATSKRFFDIILPARALENSSFLVYVNAVGKYGDVEFFGGSRIINPLGETVVECKTGEEELAVGTISLEQLRETRTRLPILKDVQPPEFYNKLTRKILDEDCRQKTGKKGRP, from the coding sequence TTGGAGTTCAAGGTAGCCCTAGCCCAGATGAGTAGCGCGCGCGGCGACGTCGAGGGAAACCTCGAGAAAATGCGCCGCTTCGTCGAGGAAGCTGCAGCCTCCGGGGCGGAAATCGTGGTCTTCCCAGAAATGTGCCTCTGCGGCTACACGGTGATGGATGGAAGGGACTTCGAAACCTTTCACAAGTGCGTCCAGAGCCTCGACAGCCCACCCATTAGGAAGCTCTCCCGCCTCTCCTCGAAAAGCAACATCCACATAGTATTCGGCGCCCCCATGGAGGACCCGGCAAGGAAGGGTGTGGTCTACAACAGCGCGGTCCTCCTGGAGCCGGACGGCGGAGTACACGTCTACAACAAGATCCACCTTCCAACCGGGAGGTACGGGGAGAGCACCTTCTACGAACACATGTACTGCAAGCCTGGAAGCGAGCTGAAGCTCTGCGAAACCAGGCTTGGAAGGATAGGGCTGCAGGTTTGCCGCGACTACGCCTTCCCGGAGGTCTCAAGGGCCTACTGCTACGCGGGCGTCGACGTTATAGTCAACATATCAGCCGCCCCAGCCACCTCGAAGCGCTTCTTCGACATAATCCTCCCAGCGAGAGCCCTCGAAAACTCATCCTTCCTAGTATACGTCAACGCCGTTGGAAAGTACGGCGATGTGGAGTTCTTCGGCGGAAGCAGGATAATAAACCCGCTCGGAGAAACGGTCGTCGAGTGCAAGACAGGGGAGGAAGAACTAGCAGTGGGAACCATAAGCCTCGAACAGCTGAGGGAGACGAGAACCAGGCTTCCAATACTGAAAGACGTCCAACCACCAGAGTTCTACAACAAGCTCACGAGAAAAATCTTGGATGAAGATTGCCGACAAAAAACGGGGAAAAAGGGGAGGCCTTAG
- the thsB gene encoding thermosome subunit beta translates to MISGVPVLILKEGTERTRGRDAQRSNIMAARVVAEAIRTTLGPRGMDKMLVDSLGDITITNDGATILDEIDVQHPAAKMMVEVAKAQDDEVGDGTTTAVIVAGELLRKAEELLDQKIHPTVIVNGFKKAAAKAVEVLEGIAMDVKPDDVETLTKIAMTSLNSKVVAGAREHLARVAVEAILQVAEKKDGKYEADRDMVNILKKQGKSLLETELVRGMVIDKEVVHPAMPKRVKDAKIALVDAPLEVEKTEFDAEIRITDPSQMKLFLEEEQKILKSMVDKVKASGANVLFCQKGIDDLAQHFLAKAGILAVRRVKKSDMEKLAKATGAKIVTSFDDLSPDVLGEAGLVEEVKIGEDKVVYVRECKNPKAVTIVVRGGTEHVVDEAERALNDALCVVRNAIEDQKYVAGGGAAEVEVARQLRKYAESVGGKEQLAIEAFADAVEIVPKTLAENSGHDPLDALVALRAEHDKGKKTYGLNIQTGKPDDMLKLGVLEPLRVKKHAIKSASEAASMILRIDDVIASKPHKEEKEKEKGETGKLPETGGEF, encoded by the coding sequence ATGATTAGTGGCGTCCCCGTCTTGATACTTAAGGAGGGAACCGAGAGGACACGTGGTAGGGATGCGCAGCGCAGCAACATAATGGCGGCTAGGGTTGTCGCGGAGGCTATCAGGACCACGCTCGGCCCCAGAGGCATGGACAAGATGCTCGTCGACAGCCTCGGCGATATCACAATTACGAACGATGGGGCGACTATACTTGACGAGATAGATGTGCAGCATCCTGCGGCGAAGATGATGGTTGAGGTTGCCAAGGCGCAGGACGACGAGGTGGGGGATGGGACGACCACCGCGGTCATAGTTGCTGGTGAGCTTTTGAGGAAGGCTGAGGAGCTTCTCGACCAGAAGATTCACCCGACGGTCATTGTGAACGGTTTCAAGAAGGCTGCGGCTAAGGCTGTCGAGGTTCTTGAAGGCATCGCCATGGATGTTAAGCCGGACGATGTGGAGACCTTGACTAAGATTGCTATGACCTCGCTTAACAGTAAGGTTGTGGCTGGCGCTAGGGAGCACCTTGCCAGGGTGGCTGTTGAGGCCATACTTCAGGTTGCGGAGAAGAAGGACGGGAAGTACGAGGCTGACAGGGACATGGTTAACATTTTGAAGAAGCAGGGTAAGAGTCTGCTTGAGACAGAGCTTGTCAGGGGTATGGTGATAGATAAGGAGGTCGTGCACCCGGCGATGCCTAAGAGGGTTAAGGATGCGAAGATTGCGCTTGTCGACGCGCCTCTCGAGGTTGAGAAGACCGAGTTTGACGCCGAGATCAGGATCACTGACCCGTCGCAGATGAAGCTGTTCTTGGAGGAGGAGCAGAAGATCTTGAAGAGCATGGTTGACAAGGTTAAGGCTAGCGGTGCCAATGTTCTGTTCTGCCAGAAGGGTATTGATGACTTGGCTCAGCACTTCTTGGCGAAGGCTGGGATTCTTGCGGTTCGCCGCGTTAAGAAGAGTGACATGGAGAAGCTCGCGAAGGCCACGGGAGCTAAGATAGTGACGAGCTTCGACGACTTGTCGCCGGACGTGCTTGGCGAGGCTGGACTCGTCGAGGAGGTTAAGATAGGCGAGGACAAGGTTGTCTACGTGAGGGAGTGCAAGAACCCGAAGGCTGTGACCATCGTGGTGCGCGGTGGGACGGAGCACGTGGTTGATGAGGCTGAGAGGGCACTCAACGACGCGCTGTGCGTTGTGAGGAACGCTATAGAGGACCAGAAGTATGTTGCTGGTGGCGGCGCGGCCGAGGTGGAGGTGGCGAGGCAGCTGAGGAAGTACGCTGAGTCCGTTGGAGGGAAGGAGCAGCTGGCGATTGAAGCTTTCGCCGACGCTGTGGAGATTGTTCCGAAGACGCTGGCTGAGAACAGTGGACACGACCCGCTTGACGCGCTGGTGGCTTTGAGGGCTGAGCATGACAAGGGCAAGAAGACTTATGGGTTGAACATTCAGACGGGCAAGCCGGACGACATGCTTAAGCTCGGGGTGCTGGAGCCTCTGAGAGTCAAGAAGCACGCGATAAAGAGCGCCAGCGAGGCTGCTTCGATGATACTGAGGATCGACGACGTTATAGCGAGCAAGCCTCACAAGGAAGAGAAAGAGAAGGAGAAGGGCGAGACGGGGAAGCTGCCGGAGACTGGCGGTGAGTTCTAA
- the hsp20 gene encoding archaeal heat shock protein Hsp20: protein MGWERRRKRRLPFDDFFGGWFEEFEEMVERFFREPFAEFDRLMRELPRVRLPDGTEVTGPIVWGWSVRIGPDGKPEVRQFGNFQPSSEPSSMIKEVREPLVDVIEGEGEVIVAVEVPGVDESEISVNCTRDELEVRAGDRYYKRIKLPACVKPDELKISYRNGILEVKIPKEVVGGKG, encoded by the coding sequence ATGGGTTGGGAGCGTAGAAGGAAGAGGCGGTTGCCTTTTGATGACTTTTTTGGTGGCTGGTTTGAGGAGTTTGAGGAGATGGTTGAGAGGTTTTTCAGGGAGCCTTTCGCTGAGTTTGACAGGTTGATGAGGGAGTTGCCGAGGGTGCGGCTTCCCGATGGAACTGAAGTTACTGGTCCGATAGTGTGGGGTTGGAGTGTGAGGATTGGGCCGGATGGTAAGCCTGAGGTTAGACAGTTTGGTAACTTTCAGCCGTCTTCTGAGCCTTCTTCGATGATAAAGGAGGTTAGGGAGCCTCTTGTTGATGTTATTGAGGGGGAGGGTGAAGTGATAGTTGCGGTTGAGGTCCCAGGGGTTGATGAGAGCGAAATATCCGTTAACTGTACTAGGGATGAGCTTGAAGTGAGGGCTGGGGACAGGTATTACAAGCGTATAAAGTTGCCGGCGTGTGTGAAGCCAGATGAGCTTAAGATAAGCTATAGAAATGGGATATTGGAAGTGAAGATTCCAAAGGAGGTGGTTGGAGGGAAGGGATGA